In the genome of Vicia villosa cultivar HV-30 ecotype Madison, WI linkage group LG7, Vvil1.0, whole genome shotgun sequence, one region contains:
- the LOC131618775 gene encoding uncharacterized protein LOC131618775 — translation MLANRLKLVLNKCVAKEQSAFIEGRSILDTAMVATEIIHALKRKTHGTNAHLALKIDISKAYDRVDWGFLHGILLRMGFDANWIHWLIMCVTSVHYSLFVNSDRVGPIIPGRGLRQGDSLSSYLFILVSEGLILWRQQILWRFLTFMQRQPVRRLTCRSLRCFFSRNISAPAQEDLAHLMGVRRVLGTGKYLGLPSMIGRSKKAVFSFVKDKIWKRINSWSGRSLSKAGKDVMIKSVLQSIPAYIMSVYLIPDGVVNNIEKMLNSFWWDGGGNNKGIRWLAWDRMTSLKSE, via the exons ATGTTAGCGAATCGTTTGAAACTTGTTCTGAATAAGTGTGTAGCGAAGGAACAGTCGGCGTTTATTGAAGGGAGGTCCATTCTTGATACTGCTATGGTGGCCACAGAAATTATTCATGCTTTAAAAAGGAAGACACATGGTACCAATGCCCACCTAGCCTTGAAGATCGATATTAGTAAAGCCTATGATAGAGTTGATTGGGGTTTTCTACATGGTATTCTTCTTCGTATGGGTTTTGATGCGAATTGGATTCATTGGCTTATTATGTGTGTGACCTCGGTGCACTATTCTCTTTTTGTTAACTCCGATAGAGTTGGACCGATTATCCCAGGAAGAGGACTGAGACAAGGAGACTCTTTATCGTCTTACCTATTCATTCTTGTTTCTGAAG GGCTAATCTTGTGGAGGCAACAAATCTTATGGAGATTCTTAACATTTATGCAGCGGCAACCAGTCAGGAGATTAACCTGTCGAAGTCTGAGGTGTTTTTTTAGTCGTAATATCAGTGCTCCAGCTCAAGAAGATTTAGCCCATTTGATGGGGGTGAGACGGGTATTGGGCACAGGGAAGTATTTGGGATTACCTTCCATGATTGGTAGAAGCAAGAAGGCGGTGTTCTCTTTTGTTAAGGATAAGATTTGGAAAAGAATTAATTCTTGGAGCGGTAGATCTTTATCTAAAGCTGGCAAAGATGTTATGATTAAATCAGTTCTCCAATCGATACCGGCCTACATCATGAGTGTTTATTTGATTCCGGATGGGGTGGTGAATAATATTGAAAAGATGCTTAATTCATTTTGGTGGGATGGTGGTGGCAACAACAAAGGCATAAGGTGGTTGGCGTGGGATCGTATGACGTCTCTGAAAAGTGAATGA
- the LOC131618776 gene encoding uncharacterized protein LOC131618776 produces MAMVAKQGWSILSKPNSLVARIFKARYFPRSSYLDSSIGNNPSLVWRSLWKAKVVLKHGSRWSIGDGSNIKVMYDPWLREKGSCFLNGPHVQSAYELFVKDLLLPNIKQWNVGKVKQIFDTEGASSILRVPLIDDVREDRLIWQEEQNGEYSVKSGYKLWKGVQSRNRYYGVEGNWKNIWSIYAPPREVEDEWHAFFGCVSIIRSWRAAGLLSIIDPRLHTFHDAKSLIFDVCSHEDRRDAGRFTVLLDTFWRSRNNVVWEDTRDDALNIGLQAYHNWYDWFLARDDHNPVVVNNHSACWIPPSGNQLKCNFDAGFNNVCGTTNRGWCF; encoded by the exons ATGGCCATGGTAGCAAAACAAGGATGGAGTATTTTGTCAAAGCCAAACTCTCTAGTAGCTAGAATTTTCAAAGCAAGGTACTTTCCTCGTTCTTCCTATCTTGATTCTTCGATTGGTAATAACCCGAGTCTTGTTTGGCGTAGTTTGTGGAAGGCCAAGGTTGTTCTTAAGCATGGTAGTAGATGGAGTATTGGAGATGGTAGTAACATTAAGGTAATGTATGACCCGTGGCTTCGAGAGAAAGGTAGTTGCTTCCTCAATGGTCCGCATGTCCAAAGCGCTTATGAACTCTTTGTTAAAGATCTTTTGCTTCCTAACATAAAGCAATGGAATGTGGGTAAAGTTAAGCAAATCTTTGATACCGAAGGGGCTTCCAGCATTCTTCGAGTTCCCCTTATAGATGATGTGAGGGAGGATAGGTTAATTTGGCAAGAGGAGCAAAATGGTGAGTATAGTGTGAAATCGGGTTATAAGCTTTGGAAAGGGGTACAAAGTAGAAACCGGTATTATGGTGTTGAGGGTAATTGGAAGAACATTTGGAGTATTTATGCTCCACCTAGAG AGGTCGAAGATGAGTGGCATGCTTTTTTCGGATGCGTTTCCATCATTCGTagttggcgggcagcaggtttgttATCTATTATAGACCCTCGGTTGCATACTTTCCATGATGCTAAGTCCCTTATTTTTGATGTTTGTAGTCACGAGGATCGTAGAGATGCGGGTCGTTTTACAGTTTTGCTTGACACTTTTTGGAGAAGTAGGAATAATGTGGTATGGGAAGATACCCGGGATGATGCTTTGAATATCGGGTTACAAGCTTATCACAATTGGTATGACTGGTTTTTAGCTAGAGATGATCATAATCCGGTAGTAGTTAATAATCATTCAGCTTGCTGGATTCCTCCTTCGGGTAACCAACTGAAATGTAATTTTGACGCAGGTTTCAATAATGTGTGTGGAACAACAAACAGAGGGTGGTGTTTTTAG